The Gallus gallus isolate bGalGal1 chromosome 31, bGalGal1.mat.broiler.GRCg7b, whole genome shotgun sequence genome includes a region encoding these proteins:
- the LOC101747860 gene encoding soluble scavenger receptor cysteine-rich domain-containing protein SSC5D-like isoform X5 — translation MSPVQPSTGYPVPPISSPLHRSQGGGQAAALSHPWPRCLHPGLFHPAPAHAMAPTLLLLVGLLAFPGTVPFPLRLAGGPGRCAGRVELLHAGSWGTICDDDWGLPDAAVVCRQLGCGTALAAPSGAWFGEGSGPIWLNHVRCSGDEQRLAQCRHRGWHNHVCAHEEDASVVCSAHPLLSPGTTEPTGTAGSTPTDGLVPAVMWVPYSSAPYPLRLVGGPGRCAGRVELLHTGRWGTVCDDGWGLPDATVVCRQLGCGDALVAPGGAFFGEGTGPIWLDNVRCWGNESALLQCPAAPLGITDCHHREDASVICADELTEVDPMQPAPEQLPTRSLLVPPSALPRVSARPHSTSSPQPTPSSWPTAWTSETAPFLLRLAGGPGRCAGRVELLHAGSWGTVCDDGWGLLDAAVVCRQLGCGAAHKALRSAHFGPGIGPIWLDEVKCSGTEAALWHCPAEPWGKHNCDHREDAAVICTGPEDLSPVGTSPSPPEWDPASTIPRRPLGQILAIVIPTRPQRQDPAISVTRTTARAAGQDPDTSVPSTTSRSSGEDPATVFSTTTRSAVQGRVSATSTKAGRDPIRIIRITRLKAEQDPAGIIQSTKPKAAGVTRLKAGREPGGPTRSKVGWDPAGTNRSKVGRDSVGINRTKVGLDLVGTNRSKVGRESVGINKTKVRLDPVGTNRSKAGQSSVGINKTKVRLDPAGTNRSKAGQSSVGINKTKVRLDPAGTNRSKAGQSSVGISKTKVRLDPAGTNRSKAGQSSVGINKTKVKLDPAGTNRSKVGQYSVGINKVKAGQHLVGINKTKAGQDPAGTNRSKAGWDPAGTVRITRPKVGWDPLRTMWIAHPKAERIVVGANQSTRHWVLVGTTSGTKPQARQAPVGSTRSTQGLAGRDAVSAINMGNMGQEIAGVTQSTRSNAEQDSTLTMRLQASAAIWSNHSLGEPGPGDPVGSTLPVVLADPEGTMKSAASTAEPSLEGTLWVSHPSAELGSEGPVRSTQHAAELGPESTMWSIYPTAEPAPEGTMKSADPITELGPKVTLSMHPLTELDPDGNMGGAHTSVEPDPRGATNSTGPTAGLDPDNITGSTYPTTELGSDHIMGSTHTAAEPGPEGTMKSTDPTAGLDPDDDMGSTYPTKEPGPDRTMGSTHTAAELGPEGTMKSTGPTAGLNPDDIMGSTYFTTELGLDHTMGSTHTAAEPGPESTVKSTGPMAESVLEGTTAELGPDVTMRSTSPATELGPDVTMRSTSPATELGPDVTMRSTSPAADLGPDVTMRSAHPAVELGPDVTMRSTSPAAELGPDVAMRSTSPATELGPDVTMRSTSPAADLGPDVTMRSAHPAVELGPDVTMRSTSPAAELGPDVTMRSSHPAAELGPDVTMRSTSPAADLGPDVTMRSTHPAAELDPDVTMRSTSPAADLGPDVTMRSTSPAADLGPDVPVRSAHPAAELDPESTLWTTHLPEEQDPDGSMQSARSSAELSLGVSIWSAYPTADTSTWSTHPAPESELEGTTWDTHSSADFDLDGTMRNKHPSAEANLKGTMESKHIAAETSLRDTTWRTHPTEELGSDGIMRRTLSTAESGAGPMGISALPTRVSSPSPSLGPTQGLAVSPVLAVQLSPGSGTRSQHHTGAPSTQRPSEPTQYPDISNTQGPPASFQHPAESPTAWTELVLSQHPPAEPSGFWTPPDLFIQTPSSNPSPQSLPALTMLPLDPTSPYMNAAHFKHLMDIPRSQTLPAPSEDPVETLNTQKPSVSAQNPTETLSSKSPPALSQYLTEILSTQVPPAPTHHPMETSDSQPPAAPTEQSMEIFSTQRPPTVPQHFTESLSIQRPPSTLQQPMKTFGTQNPPVSLKHPMKLLSTQTPPISHQHPKEPLSTQTPPGSLKHLTDPPSTQIPSAPVQHPVETFGTQTPRAFLQHPMKLFSTQTPPAPTEALRTHSASPVLPGPPCTGPAQPAPPVPTLSALWDRGGHCVAPVLRALLWEVRGLRGQLRALARNQRRGAQRLEAIARRLGRLTALGQHILEEPPRLYGGVGIRRGVLHRRQGK, via the exons ATGTCCCCAGTACAGCCCAGTACG GGGTATCCCGTGCCCCCCATCTCCAGCCCCCTCCATCGTAGCCAAGGGGGGGGCCAAGCGGCTGCACTGAGTCATCCCTGGCCTCGCTGCCTCCATCCGGGCCTCTTCCATCCTGCGCCAGCACACGCCATGGCCCCgaccctgctgctgctgg TGGGGCTGCTCGCCTTCCCTGGCACAG TCCCATTCCCGCTGCGCCTGGCTGGGGGCCCTGGGCGCTGTGCGGGGCGCGTGGAGCTGCTGCACGCCGGGAGCTGGGGCACAATCTGCGATGATGACTGGGGACTGCCGGACGCGGCGGTggtctgcaggcagctgggctgtgggactgCGCTGGCTGCCCCATCAGGGGCCTGGTTCGGGGAAGGCTCCGGCCCCATTTGGCTCAACCACGTGCGGTGCAGCGGCGATGAGCAGCGCCTTGCCCAGTGCCGGCACCGGGGGTGGCACAACCATGTCTGCGCCCACGAGGAGGATGCCAGCGTTGTGTGCTCAG CTCATCCCTTGCTGTCGCCTGGAACCACGGAGCccactggcactgctggcagcaccccAACGGACG GGTTGGTGCCAGCAGTGATGTGGGTACCCTATTCCTCAGCCCCATACCCACTGCGTCTGGTTGGGGGCCCTGGGCGCTGCGCGGGACGTGTGGAGCTGCTGCACACTGGGCGTTGGGGCACGGTCTGTGATGATGGCTGGGGGCTGCCGGATGCCACTGTggtctgcaggcagctgggctgtggaGATGCGCTGGTTGCACCCGGTGGGGCGTTTTTTGGTGAGGGCACTGGCCCCATCTGGCTGGACAATGTGCGGTGCTGGGGGAACGAGTCGGCATTGCTGCAGTGTCCAGCTGCACCATTGGGCATCACCGACTGCCACCACCGGGAGGATGCATCTGTCATTTGTGCAG ATGAGCTGACTGAGGTAGACCCCATGCAGCCTGCTCCTGAACAGCTGCCCACCAGGTCATTGCTGGTgcccccctctgctctgccacgTGTGAGTGCCCGACCCCACAGCACCAGCTCCCCTCAGCCTACACCAAGCAGCTGGCCCACAGCATGGACATCAGAGACGG CCCCGTTCCTGCTGCGCCTGGCTGGGGGCCCTGGGCGCTGTGCAGGGCGCGTGGAGCTGCTGCATGCCGGGAGCTGGGGCACAGTCTGTGATGATGGCTGGGGCCTGCTGGATGCGGCTGTggtctgcaggcagctgggctgtggggctgcacacaAAGCCCTCCGCAGCGCCCACTTTGGTCCTGGCATTGGCCCCATATGGCTGGATGAGGTGAAGTGCAGTGGGACAGAGGCTGCACTGTGGCACTGCCCAGCTGAGCCTTGGGGCAAGCACAACTGTGACCACCGAGAGGATGCTGCTGTCATCTGCACAG GGCCAGAAGACTTGTCACCTGTGGGGacctccccatctcccccagAATGGGATCCAGCTAGCACCATCCCTCGACGTCCTCTAGGACAGATTCTGGCCATAGTCATTCCCACACGTCCCCAAAGACAGGATCCAGCTATCAGTGTCACTAGAACCACTGCACGAGCTGCAGGACAGGATCCAGACACCAGTGTCCCCAGCACTACCTCACGATCCTCAGGAGAGGATCCTGCCACTGTCTTCAGCACCACCACACGATCTGCAGTACAAGGTCGAGTCAGTGCCACCTCAACCAAAGCAGGGCGAGATCCCATCCGTATCATCAGGATCACCCGACTCAAAGCAGAACAGGATCCAGCTGGCATTATCCAGAGCACCAAGCCCAAGGCAGCTGGTGTCACCAGGCTGAAGGCAGGACGGGAGCCTGGTGGCCCCACCAGGTCCAAAGTTGGATGGGATCCAGCTGGCACCAACAGGTCCAAAGTGGGACGGGATTCAGTTGGCATCAACAGGACCAAAGTGGGACTGGATCTGGTTGGCACCAACAGGTCAAAGGTGGGACGGGAGTCTGTTGGCATCAACAAGACCAAAGTGAGATTGGATCCAGTTGGTACCAACAGGTCCAAGGCAGGACAGTCTTCTGTTGGCATCAACAAGACCAAAGTGAGATTGGATCCAGCTGGCACCAACAGGTCCAAGGCAGGACAGTCTTCTGTTGGCATCAACAAGACCAAAGTGAGATTGGATCCAGCTGGCACCAACAGGTCCAAGGCAGGACAGTCTTCTGTTGGCATCAGCAAGACCAAAGTGAGATTGGATCCAGCTGGCACCAACAGATCCAAGGCAGGACAGTCTTCTGTTGGCATCAACAAGACCAAAGTGAAATTGGATCCAGCTGGCACCAACAGATCCAAGGTAGGACAGTATTCTGTTGGCATCAACAAAGTCAAAGCAGGACAGCATCTGGTGGGCATCAACAAGACCAAAGCAGGACAGGATCCAGCTGGCACCAATAGGTCCAAGGCAGGATGGGATCCAGCTGGCACCGTTCGCATCACCCGACCCAAAGTGGGATGGGATCCGCTTCGTACCATGTGGATTGCCCATCCCAAAGCAGAGCGGATTGTTGTGGGAGCCAATCAGAGCACCAGGCATTGGGTTTTGGTGGGGACCACATCAGGAACCAAGCCTCAAGCAAGACAGGCTCCAGTTGGTTCCACCAGGAGCACTCAGGGGCTGGCAGGACGGGATGCCGTTAGTGCTATCAATATGGGCAATATGGGACAGGAGATTGCTGGTGTCACACAGAGCACCAGATCCAATGCAGAGCAGGACTCAACCCTTACCATGAGGCTCCAAGCAAGTGCTGCCATATGGAGTAACCACAGCCTGGGAGAACCAGGTCCAGGGGATCCTGTTGGGAGTACACTTCCTGTAGTATTAGCAGATCCAGAAGGTACCATGAAGAGTGCAGCTTCTACAGCAGAACCAAGTCTGGAAGGGACCTTGTGGGTTTCACATCCCTCAGCAGAACTGGGTTCCGAAGGTCCCGTAAGGAGCACTCAACATGCAGCAGAACTAGGTCCTGAAAGTACCATGTGGAGCATATAtcccacagcagagccagctccagAAGGTACCATGAAAAGCGCAGATCCTATAACAGAACTGGGTCCAAAAGTTACTTTGAGCATGCATCCTCTAACAGAACTGGACCCAGATGGTAACATGGGGGGTGCACATACTTCAGTAGAACCAGACCCTAGAGGTGCCACGAATAGCACAGGTCCTACAGCAGGACTGGATCCAGATAATATCACAGGGAGCACATATCCCACAACAGAACTAGGTTCAGATCATATCATGGGGAGCACACATACTGCAGCAGAACCAGGTCCAGAAGGTACCATGAAGAGTACAGATCCTACAGCAGGACTGGATCCAGATGATGACATGGGGAGCACATATCCCACAAAAGAACCGGGTCCAGATCGTACCATGGGGAGCACACATACTGCAGCAGAACTAGGTCCAGAAGGTACCATGAAGAGTACAGGTCCTACGGCAGGACTGAATCCAGATGATATAATGGGGAGCACATATTTCACAACAGAACTAGGTCTAGATCATACCATGGGGAGCACACATACAGCAGCAGAACCAGGTCCAGAAAGTACCGTGAAGAGTACAGGTCCTATGGCAGAATCAGTTCTAGAAGGGACCACAGCAGAACTGGGTCCAGATGTTACCATGAGGAGCACAAGTCCTGCAACAGAACTGGGTCCAGATGTTACCATGAGGAGCACAAGTCCTGCAACAGAACTGGGTCCAGATGTTACCATGAGGAGCACAAGTCCTGCAGCAGACCTGGGTCCAGATGTTACCATGAGGAGTGCACATCCTGCAGTGGAACTGGGTCCAGATGTTACCATGAGGAGCACAAGTCCTGCAGCAGAACTGGGTCCAGATGTTGCCATGAGGAGCACAAGTCCTGCAACAGAACTGGGTCCAGATGTTACCATGAGGAGCACAAGTCCTGCAGCAGACCTGGGTCCAGATGTTACCATGAGGAGTGCACATCCTGCAGTGGAACTGGGTCCAGATGTTACCATGAGGAGCACAAGTCCTGCAGCAGAACTGGGTCCAGATGTTACCATGAGGAGTTCACATCCTGCAGCAGAACTGGGTCCAGATGTTACCATGAGGAGCACAAGTCCTGCAGCAGACCTGGGTCCAGATGTTACCATGAGGAGCACACATCCTGCTGCAGAACTGGATCCAGATGTTACCATGAGGAGCACAAGTCCTGCAGCAGACCTGGGTCCAGATGTTACTATGAGGAGCACAAGTCCTGCAGCAGACCTGGGTCCAGATGTTCCCGTGAGAAGTGCACATCCTGCAGCAGAACTTGATCCAGAAAGTACTTTGTGGACCACACATCTTCCAGAAGAACAGGATCCAGATGGCAGTATGCAAAGTGCACGTTCTTCAGCAGAATTGAGCTTGGGTGTTAGCATATGGAGTGCATATCCCACAGCAGATACTTCCACCTGGAGCACACATCCTGCACCTGAATCTGAACTAGAAGGTACCACATGGGACACACATTCTTCAGCCGATTTTGATCTAGATGGTACCATGAGGAACAAACATCCTtcagcagaagcaaatctcaaagGCACAATGGAGAGTAAACATATTGCAGCAGAAACCAGTCTAAGAGATACCACGTGGAGGACTCATCCCACAGAAGAACTAGGATCAGATGGAATCATGAGGAGAACACTTTCCACAGCAGAATCAG GTGCTGGTCCAATGGGAATCTCTGCTCTGCCCACTAGAGTTTCATCACCCTCTCCATCTCTGGGCCCCACCCAGGGGTTGGCTGTATCTCCTGTCCTTGCTGTTCAACTGAGTCCAGGCTCCGGCACCCGCTCACAGCACCACACAGGGGCCCCCAGTACGCAGAGACCCTCAGAACCTACCCAGTACCCTGATATCTCCAACACCCAGGGACCCCCAGCATCCTTCCAACACCCTGCAGAGAGCCCCACTGCTTGGACAGAGCTTGTGCTCTCCCAGCATCCCCCTGCAGAGCCCTCTGGCTTCTGGACACCCCCAGACCTCTTTATCCAGACTCCATCAAGTAACCCCAGCCCCCAGAGCCTCCCAGCACTCACCATGCTCCCCCTAGATCCCACCAGTCCTTACATGAATGCTGCTCATTTCAAGCACCTCATGGATATCCCCAGATCCCAGACCCTCCCAGCACCCTCTGAGGACCCCGTAGAGACCCTCAATACTCAGAAACCCTCAGTATCTGCCcagaaccccacagagacccTCAGCTCCAAGAGTCCCCCAGCACTCTCCCAGTATCTAACAGAGATCCTCAGCACACAGgtccccccagcacccacccacCACCCCATGGAGACCTCTGATAGCCAGCCCCCCGCAGCACCCACTGAACAATCCATGGAGATCTTCAGCACCCAGAGGCCCCCAACAGTGCCCCAGCACTTCACAGAGTCCCTCAGCATCCAGAGGCCCCCATCAACCCTACAACAACCTATGAAGACCTTTGGCACCCAGAACCCTCCAGTATCCCTTAAGCATCCCATGAAGTTGCTCAGTACTCagaccccccccatatcccaccaGCACCCCAAAGAACCCCTCAGTACCCAGACACCCCCAGGATCCCTGAAGCACCTCACAGATCCCCCCAGCACCCAGATTCCCTCAGCACCTGTCCAGCATCCAGTGGAGACTTTTGGCACTCAGACTCCCCGAGCATTCCTCCAGCACCCCATGAAGTTGTTCagcacccagacccccccagcacccacagaggCCCTCCGCACCCATTCTGCAAGCCCTGTACTGCCTGGACCCCCATGTACAG GTCCAGCCCAACCAGCACCACCGGTGCCAACGCTCTCTGCACTATGGGACCGGGGGGGACACTGTGTGGCCCCTGTGCTGCGGGCACTGCTGTGGGAGGTGCGGGGACTGCGGGGGCAGCTGCGGGCCCTGGCCCGCAACCAGCGTCGGGGAGCTCAGCGTCTGGAGGCCATCGCCCGCCGCCTGGGCAGGCTGACTGCCCTGGGGCAGCACATCCTGGAGGAGCCCCCCCGGCTGTATGGGGGTGTGGGCATCCGGAGAGGGGTCTTGCACAGGAGGCAAGGGAAATAA